ttaGATACTTATTTACCAACAATATTATGGTTTACAATTCATTTAGTTTGTGATATTTCATTTAAGTAAAAGCCAAATCTACTACGATTAATATGTTAAGAACTAAACTAAGAATTTTTCgatatttaaaatacttaaaagatccgaaaaatgcataagtagttcctaatttatgtttgaaatttcaccaacacatttatactatactaaggtcctattatcccgaACTTActctataaataattttcttccattttcGACCTACATGATACTATCTAGGCTCAACGCATGCTGATTATTTTTTCAAGCTATTTGGTTTATAATGCCACGTAGTTCGAAAatagtagaaaattatttataaaataaatacagaAGTATtaggactttagtatagtataagtgtgtctatgaAATTTTAGATATAAGTTGTTAGTTTTTATGCCCAAAAACTTAATCTAATAAAAGGTTAAGgaaacaaaagttttttttgttttaattttaagaaagaTGCCATCTGTTAACTCATGTGCATGATTCATTTGGTTTGCCATGTTTGATTAGtttttgtgtcaaatcttaaACCAATTTCGTTTACTATTAATAAGCGCTAAATCATAACCCATTAAGTCAATATTTTAATGATCCTATAATGATTTAACATATCTATAAATGGATAATTATAAGTCAAACTAACATGCTTTAAAGCCGAACGAATGGTAAGATTTTGTTATAATAAATTGAACCTATAAATATGTTTGTTGCTGCCTGCCAACTACTACTGCTTACTTACTCTATTTAAAGTGTATCATGTGCAATCCTTCTATTCAATTCAATTCATGGAGTGGATTTGGGgatatatctttttttctattattactGTATTGTTCCCATTCCTCCATTTCCGTTGGCGAACGTTATTATATAACGTTCGCCAGCAGCTGCCTCCCGGGCCACGAGGGTGGCCCGTGTTTGGCAGCATGCTCGAGCTCGGTAACGAGCCACATAAAACACTAATGGATCTAAAACAGAAATACGGTCCAGTAGTTTGGCTAAAGCTCGGTTCTATTAACACTATGGTGATTCTGTCCGCGAAAGCAGCTGGTGAGTTCTTCAGGAACCACGACATGGCTTTCGCGGAGAGATCAGTAACCGAGGTGATGAAATCACACGGTTATGATAAAGGATCACTAGCTCTAGCACCTTACGGTACTTACTGGCGGATCATGAAACGAATCATGACAGTTCAAATGTTAGTTAACAAACGGATCACTGAAACAGTGGAAGTTCGTCGGAAATGTATCGATGATTTAATCGAATGGATAGAAAACAGAGAGTTCAGCTCCTCTGAAGGAATTCACGTGGCGAAATTCGTGTTTCTAGCCTCGTTTAACATGCTGGGGAAATTGGTGCTATCGCGCGAATTAGTTGACCCAAAATCCGAGAAGGGGACTGAGTTTTTCGCGGCGATGGTGGGGTTAATGGAATGTTCTGGACATCAGAACATTGTGGATGTGTTTCCATGGTTGAGATGGCTTGATCCTCAAGGTTTGAGGAGGAAGATGGATCGCGGACTTGGGAAGACGATTGAAATTGTATCGGGTTTTTTGAAGGAGAGGTTCGAAGAAAGGGAAAGGACcggagagaagaagaaggattTTTTGGAAGTTCTATTGGAATATGAAGGCAAAGGGAAGGATGAACCAGAGAAGATATCAGATCAAGAACTCATCTTGATAATTTTGGTAAATTTTgcattttacataaaaaaaaatttttatcttaatttagTAAATAAACTAACTGAGTGAGGTTATTAGGCCATCCGATGATCGTCTCTTAACGATCAGAATAAGGTAAAAAGTTtgtgttgaatgccttgaatcggacccgttacaaacagaaaggacggggtcTCGCTtatgtatgttgggcccaagcctgttagggcgtagcttaacactatatatatatatagacgctatgacaaaccctattttgtaattctgtttttgtctctccataataaaactgctccctctcttcccgtggacgtagccaatttattggtgaaccacgtataTCTGTTGTCTTGTTATTATCTCAAATTTCGCACAACAGTTTGAAAACAAGTTATGTACTTTTCTCAAATCAATCTAGTTTGGTAGATATAGAGGCAGAGTATTACTTGCGTTTGGATTCAGATAAATCAGTAGCTTTTGCTTAGATTCTATATCATATACTTTAATTGTGAACGGagtaattgttaaaaaaatgatatacatAGTCAGTGAACATAACTTAAACTCTTATACGAATCGATTGAATGCAGGAAATATTCTTAGCTGGTTCGGAGACTACAAGCAGTAGCATAGAATGGGCGATGACAGAGCTACTGTGCAATCCAGAGGCAATGGACAAGGTTAAAACCGAGTTATCCGAGGTTCTTGGAGATACCAAGAAATTCGAAGAAAATGACATCGATAATCACAAGTATTTGCAAGCTGTTGTAAAAGAAACGTTAAGATTACACCCTCCAATTCCATTTCTAGTTCCAAGAAAGGCAATTCAAGATACCGAATTCGTGGGGTATCATATCCCTAAAGGCACACAAGTTTTCGTGAACACTTGGGCAATTGGAAGAGATCCCGAGTGTTGGAAAGACCCTTTGGATTTCAAGCCAGAAAGGTTCTTGGatttgaatattgaatataGGGGTCAGAATTTTGAGTTTATTCCGTTTGGTGCTGGGAGAAGGATTTGTGCTGGAATTCCATTGGCTCATCGGATGTTGCATTTGGTACTTGGGGCGTTGTTGAGTGAATTCGATTGGGAGATTGATGTTTCTGTTCTTGATGAGGCTTTGGATACACGAGATAGAATGGGAGTAACTGTTAGAAAATTAAAGCCATTGAAAGCAATTCCAAAGACAAAAAACAGAACTCTATGAGTGTAACAAAAAGGCTCGTGGGCGTTTGGACATAAAAATTGTGTAATTTAGAAAACAGTAGTATttgttttcaaagttgaaaatTGGAGTTATGTTTGGACGAGAATACGAATTAAAGtagttttttgaatttttgtaaactaccttcaaattttttttccatgttAGGAGTCGTCTCgtttagttttttgtttttggaaatTAAACCGATGGTCTTTAACtcttaaaatatcaatataGTGAAAATTCATATAGTCGAGATTAACATGTCTAGATGAGACCTCATGGAAGAAGGGGGCCGGGGTATCGAATAAGTGCAAGTACGAGAGTTAAACAAATACGTGTATCGCATTCACACCTTCCAATTTTAGATGTGCACAACTAGatgtttaaatttgtattaagttaaacaaatagaCACTCACGTTCTACGTGTCATCCTACATGGTTTACTATGTGAATTATGCCACATAGAACTTATGTGTCTACTTActtaactttatacaagtttgaaGTCTACTTTTGCACATTCAacgttgaagggcataaatatgaaataaggTCAAGTTAAAtggtttatttatgtattatgccgaTTCTAACTATTACTGACTTTCCAAGAATTCATAGGATTTTCCTTCCTTGTAATGCTGATTAAATTGATACATGAATATGCCCTTTAAATTAGCTTCATTTCACAGTCACGCCCTCTAATTTTGGGTGTGCCCaagtaaacacttaaacttgtataaagttgtataaatagacacacatgtcctacgtTGCATCCTACATGATAATTTGTGTCCTATGTGATGTCCTACGCGTATTATGTCAGATAGTACTCATGCGCCTTCCCAcacaactttatacaagttttaaGTGCCTACTTGTGTATACCCAAAGTTTGAGGTGCATGAATGTAAAATGAGGTTAAATTAAAAGTCACATTTGTGTATTATGCCTTCTTATTTTCAGTCAACTTACTAATTATGGATTACcatctaaataattatttttttcaaatcaagTTATTGTTTCAGTTTGACTTAGTTAATATGAATAATTTGGCAGAAAGTTGAATTAATgaccataataaattacatatgGTCTAATCAAGATTATATACaactataataattaattatatgctaatttaACTGCATAATATATGTTCACTTTGCTAAATGTGATAGTCACCTGAAAAAACATGGATCTGAAATTCATTTCTACTTTTCTCTGCTTTGTCCTGCTTCATTCATCAAAAACATTTGGTGAAAATTTCATTAATCAAAGTGATTTAGAAACTTATATAGTACATCTTGAATCTCCTGATCAACTTTTCTCAAACTCAAAAGATTTACTTCTCTGGCATCAATTATTTTTGCCTACAAATTCGAATCACTCATCGCGCATTCTACATTCTTATCGTCACGTGTTCAATGGTTTTGCTGCTATGTTGTCATCAGACGAAGTGAGAGAAATGGAAAAGAAGCGCGGTTTCTTGTCAGCACGTCCCCAAAGAATTTTTCAATTGCACACCACACACACTCCAAGTTTCCTTGGCCTGCACCAGAATGTTGGTTTGTGGAATGCATCAAATTCAGGTAAAGGTGTGATTCTTGGTTTATTTGATACTGGAATTGATCCTCAACATCCTTCATTTAATGATAATAGAATGCCTAAACCACCACTTAAATGGAAAGGCAAATGTGAGTTAAATGTTACAACTTACTGCAACAAAAAGCTCATTGGAGCAAGAAATTATGTGTACCCGGATAGGTTTCCTTTGGACATAGATGGACATGGGACGCATACTTCAAGCACAGCCGCGGGGAACTTTGTGGATGGTGCCAATTTTTTTGGTAATGCTAATGGCACGGCTGTTGGGATTGCGCCCCGAGCCCATTTGGCCATGTACCAAGTCTgttattcatatttttgtgtAGAATACAAGGTTTTAGCTGGTATTGATGATGCAATTGAAGACGGTGTGGATGTGATTTCCCTTTCACTTGGATTCGCACACTCTCAGTCTCCTTTATGTTATGATACTATAGCTATTGGCGCATATTGGGCGATGGAGAAGGGAATTTTTGTATGTTGCTCTGCAGGAAATAGTGGACGGGTAGTGGTACTGTGGAAAATGGGGCCCCGTGGATTCTCACTGTTGGTGCTAGCACAACAGATAGAAAGATAAAGGCGGTTGCAGTTTTGGGTAATGGAGCTGAGTATGAAGGCGAATCAGCTTTCCAACCAACGAATTTTTCGCGAAAATTATTACCACTTGTGAATGGTAAGTACTGTGATTTGTTGCATCCAATCGATGTCAAGGGTAAAATAGTGTTGTGTGATACAAACCATGAGTCGTATAGAGAACAAATAGCAAAAACAGTGAAAAGTGCTGGTGGTGCTGGCGCAATTCTCATGAATAATAAGGAAGGTGGCTCTACAACATTGGCAGTATATGATGTCTTTTCCATGACACAGGTTACTTACAAGGATGGACAAGAGATCATAAACTATATGAaatcaacaccaacaccagttGCAACAATATCATACAGGGGAACAGAGATTGGAGACAAGCACGCGCCAACGGTTGCTTATTTTTCCTCCAGGGGACCATGTCTGCAGAGTAAGGGTATACTAAAGCCGGACATGCAGCTTGGCCAATCTCTATAGGAGGTGAGACAACATCATTGACATTTAACATCCTTTCTGGAACGTCGATGTCTTGCCCTCACCTTGCAGGAGTTGCAGCATTGTTAAAGAATGCACTTCCAGATTGGTCTCCAGCTGCAATTAAATCTGCAATCATGACCACAGCTGATCTCGTTAACCTTGGAAATGAACCGATTCAGGACGAGACACTAGAACCTGCCGATATACTTGCAGTCGGAGCAGGGCATGTGAATCCATCAAAAGCAAATGATCCAGGACTCATTTATGACATCCACCCCGAAGATTAAATCCCGTACTTATGTGGCTTGAACTGTACTGAAGATCAAATCAGTATGATTGTGAAAAAGAAGGTACATTGTACAACAAGCATATCTCAATCAGAGTTGAACTACCCATCATTTTCAATTCCTAAGAAAACAAGTGCTCAAACTTATACAAGGACTGTGACTAACGTCGGAGAAGCAATTTCAACTTACACAGTTAAAGTATCTGGGCTCAAAGATGTGGAAGTGACTGTTAATcctaaaatcttgaaatttactGAGTTGAATCAGAAGGCGTCGTATAAAGTAACAGTTAAGTCATTAGATCTTACAGGTCATTCCCAAGGGTTCATAATTTGGTCTTCTGATAGGTATTCTGTTAGAAGTCCAATATATCTATTTACCGTAtcattaattgattttatttgttatatgaaAGACTGGATTAGCAATTTAGCAGCAAGATATGCGGCACGTAAATTATCACAGTAGACAATTGTCTGCTTTTGGCAAAGAGATAGAAATCTCACAAAGTAAGTTCTGAATCCATTGAATTTCAGCAATAGCATAGGCAACCAAATGGGATTTCGCTTCAGTTGATGATCTAGATACACTCCTTTGTTTCTTTAAGGTCCAGGAGACCAGATTTTTACCAAGATAGATAAGAAATGCACTGGTGGAAGAGCGATCATCCTTATTTCATATCTGAGAATGCAAGAAGAGACCATAGTTCACCGTTCCAACTAAGTAGCGAACCACACGTTTGTCTGCAGACCAATGATTTTCAGTCGGACGATGGGAAAATCATGCTAGCTTGTTTACCACAAAGTCTATATCCCCATACTCATCcttgaccaaaaaaaaagaaatactctTCACAACTTACAAGCTGTGATATTATTGAGTTTCGGGTCAAGCCCACGCCACATTTCCCGAAAGGTCTCACAACATTAAGAGTTTCAACACCTTATATATAGGCTCCCTATCTGTTCAGCTATTAATGTGAAATTTTGTTCGCGCACCCAACAATTAAGATATCCATAAAAAAGATTAAGGAACTGTAAATTcaagcaaaaaaaaatctatactATTACTGATTTTGCGAGAATACAACTCCAATTTCACAATAGAAATATGcattcaaatattataatcacTAAACTCGAAGTTATAACAAGAAAACGGAGCTAACAAAGAGAAATATTGTAGAAGATAACTACAAGGGAGATGATAAACATAGACTCAAAGAAAGGGGATGAGAGGACTAAACATTTTTCTCATCCGTCATCCTTTTAGCTAGTTGCTAATTGGGCATGAGTCCGAAATAAGCCTTTGCAAAGGCCTTCCAATTTTGTTGCTTCTTCTCGGCCCAATAACTAGTTGTGTGACATCCGAATAGGTATTGACATTTGTCCAAGTCTGGTTTATAAGATTTTCCTTCCTAGTTATACTGATTAGACTATTCTTATTTTCAGTCAACTTAATAATTATGGATTACCatcagaataattatttttttcaaatcaagTCTTTGTTTCAGTTTGAATAAGTTAATATGGATAATTTGGCACAAAGTTGAATAACTGACATTAGTAAATTATATACATCTATTATTAATTATGTGCTAATTGAACTGCATTATATATGATTATCTTGCTAAATGTGATAAGCCACCTAAAAAAACATGGATCTAAAATTCATTTCTACTTTTCTCTGCTTTGTCCTGCTTCATTCATCAAAAACATTAGGTGATAATTTCACTAATCAAAGTGATTTAGAAACCTATATAGTACATCTTGAATTTAATTCATCTCAAGTTCTCTCTAGTTCAAAGGATTTACATCTCTGGCATCAATCATTTTTGCCAATAAATTCGAATCACTCATCGCGCATTTTGTACTCC
The sequence above is a segment of the Solanum lycopersicum chromosome 10, SLM_r2.1 genome. Coding sequences within it:
- the LOC101265084 gene encoding cytochrome P450 76A2, whose protein sequence is MEWIWGYIFFSIITVLFPFLHFRWRTLLYNVRQQLPPGPRGWPVFGSMLELGNEPHKTLMDLKQKYGPVVWLKLGSINTMVILSAKAAGEFFRNHDMAFAERSVTEVMKSHGYDKGSLALAPYGTYWRIMKRIMTVQMLVNKRITETVEVRRKCIDDLIEWIENREFSSSEGIHVAKFVFLASFNMLGKLVLSRELVDPKSEKGTEFFAAMVGLMECSGHQNIVDVFPWLRWLDPQGLRRKMDRGLGKTIEIVSGFLKERFEERERTGEKKKDFLEVLLEYEGKGKDEPEKISDQELILIILEIFLAGSETTSSSIEWAMTELLCNPEAMDKVKTELSEVLGDTKKFEENDIDNHKYLQAVVKETLRLHPPIPFLVPRKAIQDTEFVGYHIPKGTQVFVNTWAIGRDPECWKDPLDFKPERFLDLNIEYRGQNFEFIPFGAGRRICAGIPLAHRMLHLVLGALLSEFDWEIDVSVLDEALDTRDRMGVTVRKLKPLKAIPKTKNRTL